One region of Rubidibacter lacunae KORDI 51-2 genomic DNA includes:
- a CDS encoding sulfotransferase family protein — protein MKPRLLHPLMGSDVGTLVRVLARNGFVPIAQLPHVSLAMATAVLRSPFTLLERAIVAGRGSDMPPPVFIIGHWRSGTTFLYNFLSRSPEFAYVSPLATGLPWDFLTLASLLRPFLEKLLPSGRYIDRVKVQPDSPQEDEIALANMQTVSFYHGLYFPKHFRAQFNAGIFFEGCSPEAIETWQQVATLFFRKLYLQTGKRPLIKNPVYTARVAMLRSLFPGAKFVHIYRNPYVVFQSMRNFYRALFVQLALQPYGDVDIDEVVVQTYPRMLDALYSDVADLSPNEFIELRFEDFERDPLSHVEKIYAALAIGDFAAERSHFQTYLDAQETYRKNHYRFADEDNALVRQHWGRYCERWGYQPPGES, from the coding sequence ATGAAGCCGCGCCTGCTGCACCCACTGATGGGCAGCGACGTGGGGACGCTGGTGCGCGTGCTGGCCCGGAATGGGTTCGTGCCGATCGCTCAACTTCCCCATGTCTCGCTGGCGATGGCAACCGCAGTGTTGCGATCGCCGTTTACGTTACTGGAGCGGGCGATCGTTGCGGGACGCGGGTCTGACATGCCACCGCCAGTCTTCATCATCGGACATTGGCGCAGCGGCACGACGTTTTTGTACAACTTCCTGAGCCGCTCGCCCGAATTTGCCTATGTCTCGCCGCTGGCAACCGGACTGCCATGGGATTTCTTGACCCTGGCAAGTTTGTTGCGCCCGTTCCTCGAAAAGCTCCTGCCATCCGGGCGCTATATCGATCGCGTGAAAGTCCAGCCAGACTCGCCCCAGGAAGATGAAATTGCCCTGGCCAACATGCAAACGGTGTCGTTCTACCACGGTTTGTATTTTCCCAAACACTTCCGCGCCCAGTTCAACGCCGGTATTTTCTTCGAGGGGTGTTCGCCCGAGGCGATCGAGACGTGGCAGCAGGTAGCCACCTTGTTCTTCCGCAAGCTTTATTTGCAAACGGGCAAACGCCCGCTGATCAAAAACCCGGTTTACACGGCGCGCGTGGCGATGTTGCGATCGCTTTTCCCCGGCGCGAAGTTCGTCCACATCTACCGCAATCCCTACGTCGTGTTTCAATCGATGCGGAATTTCTATCGGGCGCTATTCGTGCAGTTGGCACTCCAGCCTTATGGTGATGTGGATATAGACGAGGTCGTGGTCCAGACCTACCCGCGCATGCTGGACGCGCTTTACAGTGACGTCGCCGACTTATCACCCAACGAGTTTATCGAGCTGCGCTTCGAGGACTTCGAGCGCGATCCCCTCAGTCACGTGGAGAAAATTTACGCGGCGTTAGCAATCGGAGACTTCGCCGCCGAGCGATCGCATTTTCAAACTTACTTGGACGCCCAGGAAACGTATCGCAAAAACCATTATCGATTTGCCGATGAAGACAACGCGCTCGTCCGACAGCACTGGGGACGCTATTGCGAGCGCTGGGGCTATCAGCCACCGGGTGAATCATAA
- the mnmH gene encoding tRNA 2-selenouridine(34) synthase MnmH, with amino-acid sequence MIARSPEYVTFPLPKTYSEIIDVRSPSEFQEDRIPGAVNLPVLDDDERAWVGTLYRKDSPFAARKVGAALVSRNIARHLETHLSDRDKDYKPLIYCWRGGQRSNSLAMVLLQIGWQATVVRGGYKTYRNHVRDRVAELSGRLQFQILCGLTGSGKTRILQRLAAVGAQAIDLEGLANHRGSLLGQEWSAPSSTSEPEVQPSQKWFESEVWQALERCEPGRPVWLESESNRIGQLHVPAPLWQQMKNAQCVEVQVPVASRVRFLLDEYPHLVEHPEFLKARLRQLRERHGTRKVQEWCEAIDRGQFSELVCDLLESHYDPTYQRSMAHAYYPRVTWQLSVPDLTAAEIDCAATRLQSGERDVLAPELAVSS; translated from the coding sequence TTGATAGCGCGATCGCCGGAATACGTGACGTTTCCGCTCCCCAAGACCTACAGCGAAATTATCGACGTCCGATCGCCGAGCGAATTTCAAGAGGACCGCATTCCCGGCGCGGTCAACCTGCCGGTTCTGGACGACGACGAGCGTGCGTGGGTCGGCACCCTTTATCGAAAAGACTCGCCCTTTGCCGCTCGCAAAGTAGGTGCGGCACTGGTGTCTCGAAACATTGCCCGGCACTTAGAGACGCATTTGAGCGATCGCGACAAAGACTACAAACCCTTGATCTACTGTTGGCGCGGCGGTCAGCGATCCAACAGCTTGGCAATGGTTCTGCTCCAGATCGGCTGGCAGGCAACCGTCGTGCGCGGTGGCTATAAAACCTATCGCAACCACGTCCGCGATCGCGTGGCAGAACTGAGCGGTCGATTGCAGTTCCAGATCCTGTGCGGGCTGACGGGCTCGGGGAAAACCCGCATCCTGCAGCGGCTGGCAGCAGTTGGCGCGCAGGCGATCGACTTGGAAGGACTGGCTAACCATCGCGGATCGCTGTTGGGGCAGGAATGGAGCGCGCCAAGCTCGACCTCCGAACCGGAAGTACAACCGTCGCAGAAATGGTTCGAGTCAGAGGTTTGGCAAGCGCTGGAGCGCTGCGAGCCGGGACGGCCGGTGTGGCTGGAATCGGAGAGCAACCGCATCGGTCAGTTGCACGTGCCAGCCCCGTTGTGGCAGCAAATGAAAAACGCGCAGTGCGTGGAAGTGCAAGTTCCAGTCGCCTCGCGGGTCCGGTTCTTGTTGGACGAATATCCTCATTTAGTCGAGCATCCCGAGTTTTTAAAAGCCAGGCTGAGGCAATTACGCGAACGACACGGAACGCGTAAGGTGCAGGAATGGTGCGAGGCGATCGATCGCGGTCAATTCTCCGAATTGGTATGCGACTTACTCGAAAGTCACTACGATCCGACTTATCAGCGATCGATGGCGCACGCATACTATCCGCGCGTGACGTGGCAGTTATCCGTTCCCGATCTAACTGCAGCGGAGATCGATTGCGCGGCAACTCGCCTGCAGTCTGGCGAGCGAGATGTACTCGCTCCCGAACTAGCTGTTTCCAGCTAA
- a CDS encoding glutathione S-transferase family protein — MLLLQFSTSHYCRKARLALGFKQLDYTVENLTPGLHALKLRPLTGLTTLPVLVPQTERAPEAIADSTRILRYLEATFSDPPLMPRAPELRRQADWLEDWFDESIGTATRFAYYDFRAGAGKQLDPSPFSQILIAVVRRQYGITPTTVALAHDRLRLAFDAIADWKTQPYLVGNALSHADLTAAALLSPLVRIPDYRDKYPWAFARIAEIHHRCREPLPPGLED; from the coding sequence ATGCTGTTGCTGCAATTCAGCACGTCTCACTACTGCCGCAAAGCCCGCCTTGCCCTTGGCTTCAAGCAGCTCGACTATACCGTCGAGAATCTAACGCCGGGATTGCACGCGCTCAAACTCAGACCCCTCACCGGGCTGACCACCCTGCCGGTCTTGGTGCCGCAGACAGAACGCGCCCCCGAGGCGATCGCCGATTCAACGCGGATTCTGCGCTATCTTGAAGCAACTTTTTCCGATCCACCGCTGATGCCGCGCGCCCCAGAACTCCGCCGTCAAGCAGATTGGCTGGAAGACTGGTTCGACGAAAGCATCGGCACTGCAACTCGTTTCGCGTACTACGATTTCCGGGCGGGGGCGGGCAAGCAGCTCGACCCCAGCCCGTTCTCGCAGATTTTGATCGCCGTCGTCCGCCGCCAGTACGGCATCACCCCCACTACCGTGGCTCTGGCGCACGATCGCCTGCGGTTGGCGTTTGACGCGATCGCCGACTGGAAAACGCAGCCATACCTGGTTGGCAACGCCCTCAGCCACGCCGACCTGACCGCTGCTGCATTGCTCAGCCCGCTGGTGCGGATTCCAGATTATCGCGACAAGTATCCTTGGGCATTCGCTCGCATTGCCGAAATCCACCACCGCTGCCGCGAACCGCTACCGCCTGGATTGGAGGATTAG
- a CDS encoding DnaJ C-terminal domain-containing protein, whose translation MASTDFKDYYAVLGVGRGASDEDIKRAFRKLALKYHPDRNPGDKQAENRFKEISEAYEVLSDAEKRKKYDQFGQYWQQAGRQGSPPGAGFGADMGGFDFSQYGSFEEFIDELLGRFGSTGRPRGYPGGPGGFRTGAEDFSGFGDRAPAGDREATIRLTFSEAFHGVQKRLSVADEVIVVRIPPGAKNGTRVRVRGKGQSSPYDSRQRGDLYLKVALQPHSFFRFEGDSLVCDVPIAPDEAVLGADISVPTPDGPVTVKVPPGIRSGQSLRLRGKGWPRPKRDRGDQLVRLEIAAPKQLSATERDLYEQLRGNRSQNPRRELENLSL comes from the coding sequence ATGGCATCGACGGATTTCAAGGATTATTATGCCGTTCTCGGCGTCGGGCGGGGCGCGAGCGACGAAGACATCAAGCGCGCGTTTCGCAAGCTCGCTCTTAAATATCACCCCGATCGCAACCCCGGCGACAAACAAGCCGAAAATCGGTTCAAAGAAATCAGCGAGGCCTACGAGGTGCTCTCCGACGCGGAGAAGCGCAAGAAATACGACCAATTCGGGCAGTACTGGCAGCAAGCGGGCCGTCAAGGCAGTCCACCGGGAGCGGGCTTCGGGGCCGATATGGGCGGCTTCGACTTCAGTCAGTACGGCAGCTTTGAAGAATTCATCGACGAATTGCTCGGCCGCTTCGGCAGTACGGGACGGCCGCGCGGATATCCCGGCGGCCCTGGGGGGTTTCGGACCGGGGCGGAGGACTTTAGCGGCTTTGGCGATCGCGCGCCCGCTGGCGATCGCGAAGCAACAATTCGCCTGACGTTTTCTGAGGCGTTTCACGGCGTGCAGAAGCGCCTGAGCGTAGCCGACGAGGTCATCGTCGTCCGGATTCCTCCCGGCGCGAAAAACGGCACGCGGGTGCGGGTACGTGGCAAGGGTCAGTCCAGCCCCTACGATAGCCGCCAGCGCGGCGACCTGTATCTCAAAGTCGCGCTTCAACCCCATTCGTTCTTCCGTTTTGAAGGCGACAGCTTAGTTTGCGACGTCCCGATCGCACCAGATGAAGCCGTATTGGGCGCCGACATTTCCGTCCCGACGCCAGACGGTCCCGTAACTGTGAAAGTGCCGCCAGGCATACGGTCGGGGCAGTCGTTGCGCTTGCGCGGCAAGGGCTGGCCGCGACCCAAACGCGATCGCGGCGACCAGCTCGTGCGCTTGGAGATCGCCGCTCCAAAGCAACTCAGCGCGACCGAACGCGATCTCTACGAACAGTTGCGCGGCAACCGCAGTCAGAATCCCCGCCGCGAATTGGAAAACCTAAGTCTCTAA
- a CDS encoding AAA family ATPase: MTIPLILLIGLPGSGKSTFARAVATDFPDTQIVSTDAIRADLYGNAAIQGSWLHVWKHAEVRLCRAVESIRRGHCPGAIYDATNVVRRHRRDAIACARACGFTRITGVFLDLPLPMCLQHNDRRDRVVPTEVMLGMDRKLRAAPPSHSDGLDALLHYQRRASADIARRDQSDIRTSDRDRLCYPCAE, from the coding sequence GTGACGATTCCGCTCATCCTGCTAATCGGCCTGCCCGGTAGCGGCAAATCTACTTTCGCGCGCGCCGTGGCGACCGATTTCCCCGACACGCAGATCGTCTCCACCGATGCTATCCGCGCCGACCTTTACGGAAATGCTGCTATCCAGGGCAGCTGGCTGCACGTGTGGAAACACGCAGAAGTTCGCTTGTGTCGGGCTGTAGAAAGTATCCGTCGCGGACATTGCCCCGGTGCGATCTACGATGCCACCAACGTGGTCCGCCGCCATCGTCGGGACGCAATAGCTTGCGCCCGCGCCTGTGGATTCACCCGCATCACCGGTGTTTTCCTCGACCTCCCCCTCCCGATGTGCCTGCAGCACAACGACCGCCGCGATCGCGTCGTTCCAACCGAAGTTATGTTGGGCATGGACCGCAAGCTGCGAGCCGCGCCCCCGTCCCATAGCGATGGCTTAGACGCGTTGCTGCACTACCAACGCAGAGCGAGTGCGGACATTGCCCGCCGCGACCAGAGCGATATCCGAACGTCAGACCGCGATCGCCTCTGTTACCCTTGTGCTGAGTAA
- a CDS encoding rhomboid family intramembrane serine protease: MTLNAILLLLSSLSCGSLLMQTLSARQNRGWSGVSAAILGAIAATLAIAPGAAGLVGGGLWLTFVVVPLVGKQGVSSLMRRERFREARWLSARLAWLHPADGWPDQPRLLRALELGQRGQLDRAAQLLDPYRSRPSGFGYAAATLLYRIEARWDELLQWMDESLPSALRRTQPTLTLVYLRALGETGKLDSLLWQLTTSAKLLARAGNSINLHQARLYAVAFCGREDLVRRLFAGPLAGSSLSTRSFWLATAAMAAGDRRAGSQQLRQLYAGNSSTLDRAIDWRLRHPPALATALNPAVRQILARLEDDFVQESRYADAVTPTFKLAPLTLALIGLNMAVFGLEAWLGGTQDRAVLYRLGALVPSVVVAGEWWRLLSANFLHYGPLHLGGNLLGLWLFGPYVERAFGFGRALVVYFTSGVGAMLLFVLLALQFGDRDSFLVGASAAIMGTIGATVAILWRGWRRDKSRLAGKRLRLVCFIIGAQMLFDIAVPQVSFLGHLLGLMLGYFSSLLLLRRWEFRDDREG; this comes from the coding sequence ATGACGTTGAATGCGATTCTGCTCCTTCTGAGCAGCCTGTCCTGCGGCTCCTTATTAATGCAGACGCTGTCGGCGCGTCAGAATCGCGGCTGGTCGGGCGTGAGTGCTGCTATCCTTGGCGCGATCGCTGCTACCCTCGCGATCGCGCCGGGAGCTGCAGGGTTAGTGGGCGGCGGGTTGTGGCTGACCTTCGTGGTCGTGCCGTTGGTCGGGAAGCAAGGCGTTAGCAGTTTGATGCGCCGCGAGCGCTTCCGGGAAGCGCGGTGGCTGTCCGCGCGCCTAGCATGGCTGCATCCGGCGGATGGCTGGCCCGACCAACCGCGCCTGCTGCGAGCCCTCGAACTCGGCCAGCGCGGTCAGCTCGATCGCGCCGCACAACTGCTCGACCCCTATCGGTCCCGTCCTTCGGGTTTCGGGTACGCTGCCGCCACGCTGCTCTACCGCATAGAAGCCCGTTGGGACGAATTGCTGCAGTGGATGGACGAGTCCCTGCCGAGCGCCTTGCGGCGAACGCAGCCGACGCTGACGCTGGTTTACTTACGTGCCCTGGGCGAAACCGGCAAGCTCGACAGTTTGTTGTGGCAGCTGACAACGAGCGCCAAGCTGCTGGCGCGCGCCGGCAATTCCATCAATCTTCACCAGGCACGACTCTACGCGGTAGCTTTTTGCGGGCGCGAGGATCTGGTCCGCCGACTCTTTGCCGGTCCCCTTGCCGGTTCTTCACTATCGACGCGGAGTTTCTGGCTGGCGACTGCTGCCATGGCTGCCGGCGATCGCCGTGCGGGCAGCCAGCAATTGCGTCAGCTGTATGCGGGCAACTCCTCTACCTTAGACCGCGCGATCGACTGGCGTTTGAGGCATCCCCCTGCCCTTGCTACCGCCCTTAACCCAGCGGTTCGACAGATCCTCGCGCGGCTCGAAGATGATTTTGTTCAAGAAAGCCGCTATGCCGATGCCGTGACGCCAACGTTCAAACTCGCACCACTCACCCTCGCCCTGATCGGCCTCAACATGGCTGTGTTCGGTCTCGAAGCGTGGCTGGGCGGTACCCAGGATCGAGCAGTGCTGTACCGCCTTGGCGCGCTGGTGCCGTCGGTTGTGGTAGCAGGGGAATGGTGGCGGTTGCTGAGCGCGAACTTTTTGCACTACGGACCGCTCCACTTAGGCGGAAACTTGCTGGGACTGTGGTTGTTTGGACCGTATGTCGAACGCGCGTTTGGGTTCGGACGCGCATTGGTGGTGTACTTCACCAGCGGTGTTGGTGCGATGTTGCTGTTCGTTTTGCTGGCGCTCCAATTCGGCGATCGCGACAGCTTCTTGGTCGGAGCGTCAGCAGCCATTATGGGAACGATCGGCGCTACGGTGGCGATCCTGTGGCGCGGCTGGCGAAGAGACAAATCGCGGCTGGCTGGCAAGCGACTGCGGTTGGTGTGTTTCATCATCGGCGCGCAGATGCTGTTCGATATTGCCGTTCCGCAAGTCAGTTTTCTCGGACACCTGCTCGGGTTGATGTTGGGCTACTTCAGCTCTCTGCTATTGTTGCGACGGTGGGAGTTTCGCGACGATCGCGAAGGGTAA
- a CDS encoding DUF554 domain-containing protein: MSGAILELWTRTSGTWINIATVIAGTVAGALLQRRLPQRVLRVITQGVGLLTLWLGFSMAESLTAADAGAIAGPVLGLLVLALGGAIGEWWSIEERLARVGTWVQQRWRGRGSFTDGFVAASLLFCVGPLALLGSLTNGSTGDNTLLVLKASMDGLAAIALASTYGSGVGFSVLSLLVYQGGLSLLAGWLTGALPDPAIDPRLALATGVGGLTIVGIGLGLLDIARVRVASFLPALLLAPGLYGLAIWLQQF; the protein is encoded by the coding sequence TTGAGCGGGGCGATTCTCGAACTGTGGACCAGAACGAGCGGCACGTGGATAAACATTGCCACCGTTATCGCGGGAACGGTGGCTGGAGCACTCTTGCAGCGGCGCTTGCCACAGCGCGTGCTGCGCGTTATTACCCAAGGTGTCGGCTTGCTGACCCTCTGGCTGGGGTTTTCGATGGCCGAGAGCTTGACGGCCGCGGATGCCGGCGCGATCGCCGGGCCGGTGTTAGGTCTGTTGGTGCTGGCGCTCGGCGGCGCGATTGGGGAATGGTGGAGCATTGAGGAGCGCCTGGCGCGAGTTGGGACGTGGGTGCAACAGCGCTGGCGCGGTCGGGGCAGTTTCACCGATGGGTTCGTTGCAGCCAGCTTGCTCTTTTGCGTGGGTCCGCTGGCACTCCTCGGTAGTTTGACCAATGGTTCCACCGGCGACAATACGTTGCTGGTGTTGAAGGCGTCGATGGATGGCTTGGCCGCGATCGCGCTTGCTAGCACTTACGGCAGTGGGGTCGGGTTTTCGGTGCTGTCGCTGCTGGTTTATCAAGGCGGGCTATCGCTGCTGGCTGGGTGGCTGACGGGGGCGCTTCCCGACCCGGCAATCGATCCGCGTTTGGCATTGGCGACGGGGGTGGGCGGCTTGACGATTGTTGGTATTGGTTTGGGGCTGCTCGATATCGCGCGGGTCCGCGTGGCGTCGTTTCTGCCCGCGTTGTTGCTCGCGCCCGGGTTGTACGGTCTGGCAATCTGGCTGCAACAATTTTGA
- a CDS encoding helix-turn-helix domain-containing protein, translated as MAAVKSPIGDLETIAWSAAKGQRLRELREQERKLSRNKLVAKIRDSGHDISPQYVQKLETGFRTSSGKTQTVQSVGAQTLQAILGALDIRLDKFLSSAN; from the coding sequence ATGGCGGCAGTCAAGAGTCCTATCGGGGATCTCGAAACAATCGCTTGGTCGGCCGCCAAGGGGCAACGATTGCGGGAGCTGCGCGAGCAAGAACGCAAACTCTCGCGCAACAAGCTCGTTGCTAAGATCCGAGATTCCGGTCACGACATTAGCCCGCAGTACGTGCAGAAGCTGGAAACCGGTTTCAGAACTAGCTCGGGCAAAACTCAAACCGTGCAGTCGGTGGGAGCGCAAACGCTTCAGGCGATTCTCGGTGCTCTCGATATCCGTCTCGACAAGTTCTTGAGTAGCGCGAATTAA
- a CDS encoding IS110 family RNA-guided transposase: MDNTICWVGIDVCKQHLDVAIRPHDQMLQFPNTDGGIAALVAQLRPLQPERIVLEATGGMERAAAVALQSAGLAVAVINPRQGRDFARAIGRLAKTDRIDATVLAHLGEALRPPVRPLPSTEARHLKELVTRRRQIVEMIGAEKSRLSGTTGAAKADIQAHIDWMQERLGRLDREIEAVKRQHVEWSEKADLLESVPGVGPVIAMTPIVELPELGRLNHKQIASLVGVAPHNRDSGKVRGKRTIWGGRAAVRAALYMGALVGKRFNPALKDFYERLKPLKDFYERLKQGGKATKVALTACMHKLLTVLNVMVKKGERWRAPSAA; this comes from the coding sequence ATGGATAACACTATCTGTTGGGTCGGGATTGACGTATGCAAGCAACACCTTGATGTTGCCATTCGCCCTCACGACCAGATGCTCCAGTTCCCGAACACCGACGGCGGCATCGCCGCCCTAGTCGCCCAGCTGCGTCCCCTGCAGCCAGAGCGCATTGTACTTGAGGCAACGGGTGGGATGGAACGGGCAGCCGCCGTCGCACTCCAGTCAGCCGGTTTGGCTGTTGCGGTCATCAACCCCCGTCAAGGGCGAGATTTCGCCCGCGCCATCGGTCGGCTCGCCAAAACAGACCGCATCGATGCCACCGTGCTGGCGCATCTGGGCGAAGCCCTCCGACCGCCGGTCCGACCCTTGCCCAGCACGGAAGCGCGGCACTTGAAGGAACTGGTGACGCGACGCCGCCAAATCGTGGAGATGATTGGCGCGGAAAAGAGCCGTTTGTCCGGGACAACGGGAGCTGCGAAAGCCGATATTCAAGCCCACATTGACTGGATGCAAGAGCGCCTGGGTCGGCTCGACCGGGAAATCGAAGCAGTCAAGCGTCAGCATGTGGAGTGGTCGGAGAAAGCAGACCTGCTGGAGAGCGTGCCGGGTGTCGGACCCGTCATCGCGATGACGCCGATCGTGGAGTTACCGGAGCTAGGGCGTCTCAACCACAAGCAAATTGCGAGCTTGGTGGGAGTGGCGCCGCACAACCGAGACAGCGGCAAAGTGCGAGGCAAACGGACAATCTGGGGAGGGCGAGCGGCAGTGCGGGCGGCACTGTACATGGGAGCCTTAGTCGGGAAGCGGTTTAACCCAGCACTCAAGGACTTCTACGAGCGTTTAAAACCACTCAAGGACTTCTACGAGCGTTTAAAACAGGGCGGGAAAGCAACGAAGGTGGCTTTAACAGCCTGCATGCACAAACTGTTGACCGTGCTGAATGTGATGGTCAAAAAGGGAGAACGGTGGCGGGCACCGAGCGCGGCGTGA
- a CDS encoding SUMF1/EgtB/PvdO family nonheme iron enzyme, producing the protein MVDWALVIGINEYDYLGNLRYAQRDAERVQKYFLEKAKRESPNCDSSSRVFYFADDAPKIKSQRGVIIPAAPTKNNILSFLHEFFKSPILDEEGDNFWFFFSGHGMYSHNQGTDYLIPKDGNPNLLEDTAIDLNHVLRKIRNSGADNVILLTDCCLSENKLKKRGHGMNKQQGVITISACDVDAESYEIKQLEQGIFTYALMEALEGRADENCATVGGLCSYVRKRVLELSREFSLPQQKPFTDYEPNYKSHFILLPQYKTDYDFSLLLLDATNAELEERLEDAKKHFKRAMKFDPSNSLAIQGYDRTLKKIWERDRADNQPIPPQRNEPQPDRPGASQTPSVDQPESSGNSFDRTLESLRQLRDRLTGRLKSRGLELNQELFQETLREVLETPTLADFETNLDTEGQEHWAEAIRQYQVKHLQGKSSVDGIVAPSGPTFQVLYEDAIVTATVLLSSQAGIKPKLPPELQSLTVEVPTVNRKGRVVQTTKHRVHYRVEILAGGGPVMLMMAIPAGTFLMGSPEDEHEREDDEGPQHEVTVPPFFLGRYPVTQAQWRFVATKLTKAKIELQPNQSESSGAGRPVEGVSWFEAVEFCERLAAHTGRPYRLPSEAEWEYACRAGTKTPFHFGDTITTELANYNGYHSYDREPTGEWRDETTPVGQFLFANKFGLYDMHGNVWDWCQDQWHGSYEEGVVPCDGSAWEDRDEDRDEDARRIIRGGGWNDSPGMCRSAFRRFYPRFSFRTINIGFRVACAAPRT; encoded by the coding sequence GTGGTGGATTGGGCATTAGTTATCGGCATCAATGAATACGACTACCTGGGAAACCTGCGTTATGCCCAACGGGATGCGGAACGGGTTCAAAAGTATTTCCTGGAGAAAGCCAAACGGGAATCACCCAATTGCGATTCCAGCAGCCGTGTGTTTTATTTCGCAGATGACGCACCTAAAATCAAGTCTCAGAGAGGGGTCATAATCCCTGCTGCACCAACGAAAAATAACATTCTTTCGTTTTTGCACGAGTTCTTCAAGAGCCCAATTCTTGATGAAGAAGGCGACAATTTCTGGTTTTTCTTCAGCGGCCATGGTATGTATAGTCATAATCAAGGAACTGATTATTTAATCCCTAAAGATGGGAATCCAAATCTTTTAGAGGATACAGCAATCGATCTAAACCATGTCTTGCGAAAAATACGTAACTCCGGGGCAGATAATGTCATTCTCTTGACGGACTGTTGTCTCAGCGAGAATAAATTGAAGAAACGCGGACATGGCATGAACAAACAGCAAGGTGTTATTACCATATCTGCTTGTGATGTTGATGCGGAATCTTATGAGATCAAACAGTTGGAGCAAGGGATATTTACCTACGCTCTAATGGAGGCCTTAGAAGGTCGTGCGGATGAAAATTGTGCGACGGTGGGGGGTCTGTGCAGCTACGTGCGCAAAAGAGTGCTGGAGTTGAGCAGGGAGTTCAGTTTGCCACAGCAAAAACCTTTTACAGATTACGAACCAAACTACAAGTCCCATTTTATTCTGCTGCCTCAGTATAAAACTGATTATGATTTTTCCTTGCTGCTATTAGATGCTACTAATGCCGAATTAGAAGAGCGCCTTGAAGACGCAAAGAAACACTTCAAGAGAGCTATGAAATTCGACCCTAGCAATTCATTGGCGATCCAAGGATACGATAGGACACTGAAAAAGATCTGGGAGCGCGACCGAGCTGATAATCAACCCATACCTCCACAAAGAAATGAGCCACAACCGGATCGCCCTGGGGCTAGTCAGACACCCTCAGTTGACCAGCCTGAGTCTTCTGGTAATTCTTTTGACCGAACCTTAGAGTCTCTGCGGCAACTTCGCGATCGCCTAACTGGACGCTTGAAGTCACGAGGGCTGGAGTTAAACCAGGAGCTGTTTCAGGAAACACTACGTGAGGTCCTAGAAACGCCCACTCTGGCAGATTTTGAAACGAATCTCGATACCGAAGGTCAAGAGCATTGGGCCGAGGCAATCCGCCAGTACCAAGTTAAGCACTTACAAGGCAAAAGTTCTGTTGATGGCATTGTCGCTCCCAGCGGACCGACATTCCAGGTGTTATATGAAGATGCGATCGTAACTGCTACGGTTCTACTTAGCTCGCAAGCAGGGATCAAACCAAAACTGCCACCAGAGCTACAGTCCTTAACCGTCGAAGTGCCGACGGTGAACCGTAAGGGAAGGGTTGTTCAAACCACCAAGCATCGCGTGCATTATCGGGTGGAGATCCTGGCAGGAGGTGGACCGGTGATGTTAATGATGGCGATACCCGCCGGCACTTTTTTGATGGGGTCGCCCGAAGATGAACATGAACGAGAAGACGACGAAGGACCGCAGCACGAGGTGACGGTACCCCCCTTTTTCCTGGGGCGCTATCCGGTGACCCAGGCACAGTGGCGATTCGTGGCGACGAAACTGACCAAAGCAAAGATCGAACTCCAACCCAATCAGTCTGAAAGCAGTGGAGCCGGTCGCCCTGTCGAGGGGGTTTCTTGGTTCGAAGCAGTGGAGTTCTGCGAACGCTTAGCCGCCCACACGGGACGTCCGTATCGACTGCCAAGCGAAGCGGAGTGGGAGTATGCGTGCCGCGCGGGAACGAAAACACCCTTCCACTTCGGCGACACGATAACAACCGAGTTGGCGAACTACAACGGCTACCACAGTTATGACAGGGAGCCGACAGGCGAATGGCGCGATGAGACAACGCCAGTGGGTCAGTTTTTATTCGCCAACAAATTCGGCCTGTATGATATGCACGGAAACGTCTGGGATTGGTGCCAGGACCAATGGCACGGGAGTTACGAGGAAGGTGTCGTCCCGTGTGATGGAAGCGCCTGGGAGGACCGAGATGAGGACCGAGATGAGGACGCAAGACGCATAATACGCGGCGGCGGCTGGAACGACAGTCCGGGGATGTGCCGCTCTGCGTTCCGCCGCTTCTATCCCCGCTTCTCCTTCAGAACTATAAATATCGGTTTCCGGGTTGCGTGCGCCGCGCCGAGGACGTAG